The Streptomyces sp. NBC_01689 genome includes a window with the following:
- a CDS encoding MFS transporter has product MYRAARTVVDTSKSSTDDTEDAPAPRDEVSGAEGPGQPERVGWRRWTMDTRPLRRPAYRRLWSSTIVTSVGSQLTAVAVPKQIYDITGSSAWVGYASLAGLLPLVVFALWGGAVADSMDRRKLLLITNIGIAVTSLLFWIQAVTGLDSVLVLMVLLALQQAFFGLNAPARNASIARLVPEGELPAANALGSTVMQTGLVAGPLLAGALIPVIGLSELYLIDALALCVTVWAVVRLPSLPPLTGTVGRRAGWREVVAGFRYIALHKVLLLSFLADIIAMVFGMPRALFPQLAAETFAPYGEGLALGLLFAAIPIGAVVGGLMSGTFSRARRHGLMVIAAVLAWGAAIIGFGLSGSLWVAVAFLAAAGVADMVSMVFRGAILLSAATDEMRGRMQGVFTVVVAGGPRLADVLHGTAGSLLGARTAVAGGGLLVVVATLGLAAATPALRRYTA; this is encoded by the coding sequence ATGTATCGAGCAGCCAGGACGGTCGTGGACACGAGCAAGAGCAGTACGGACGACACGGAGGACGCACCGGCACCCAGGGACGAGGTGTCCGGGGCGGAGGGCCCCGGGCAGCCGGAACGCGTCGGCTGGCGCCGCTGGACGATGGACACCCGGCCACTGCGGCGGCCGGCGTACCGCAGGCTCTGGTCGTCCACCATCGTCACCTCGGTGGGCAGTCAGCTCACCGCCGTCGCGGTACCCAAGCAGATCTACGACATCACCGGGTCCTCCGCGTGGGTCGGCTACGCGAGCCTCGCCGGTCTGCTGCCGCTGGTGGTCTTCGCGCTCTGGGGCGGTGCCGTCGCCGACAGCATGGACCGGCGCAAACTGCTCCTGATCACCAACATCGGGATAGCCGTCACCTCGCTGCTTTTCTGGATACAGGCCGTCACCGGACTCGACTCCGTCCTGGTCCTGATGGTCCTGCTCGCCCTCCAGCAGGCCTTCTTCGGCCTCAACGCGCCGGCCCGTAACGCGTCGATCGCCCGGCTGGTCCCCGAGGGCGAGCTTCCCGCGGCGAACGCGCTCGGCTCGACCGTCATGCAGACGGGCCTGGTGGCGGGCCCCCTTCTCGCCGGTGCCCTGATCCCGGTGATCGGCCTGAGCGAGCTGTATCTGATCGACGCGCTGGCGCTGTGCGTCACGGTGTGGGCGGTCGTGCGGCTGCCCTCGCTGCCGCCGCTGACGGGCACGGTGGGCCGGCGCGCGGGCTGGCGCGAGGTGGTCGCAGGGTTCCGCTACATCGCCCTGCACAAGGTGCTGTTGCTGTCCTTCCTCGCCGACATCATCGCCATGGTCTTCGGCATGCCCAGGGCGCTGTTCCCGCAGCTCGCCGCGGAGACGTTCGCGCCCTACGGCGAGGGTCTCGCCCTCGGCCTGCTGTTCGCGGCGATCCCGATCGGCGCGGTGGTCGGCGGGCTGATGTCGGGCACGTTCTCGCGCGCGCGCCGCCACGGGCTGATGGTGATCGCCGCGGTCCTGGCCTGGGGCGCGGCGATCATCGGGTTCGGCCTCAGCGGCAGCCTGTGGGTGGCCGTGGCGTTCCTTGCCGCCGCCGGAGTCGCCGACATGGTCTCCATGGTCTTCCGCGGGGCGATCCTGCTCTCGGCGGCCACCGACGAGATGCGCGGCCGGATGCAGGGAGTGTTCACCGTGGTGGTCGCGGGCGGCCCGCGCCTCGCCGACGTCCTGCACGGAACGGCCGGTTCGCTCCTGGGGGCCCGCACGGCCGTCGCGGGCGGCGGTCTGCTGGTGGTCGTCGCCACCCTGGGCCTGGCCGCCGCGACGCCGGCACTGCGGAGGTACACGGCCTGA
- a CDS encoding LysR family transcriptional regulator ArgP, protein MAELPLDQVRTLLAVVDEGTFDAAAAALHVTPSAVSQRVKALEHRTGRVLLMRTKPVRPTESGEIVVRFARRLARLERDARAELGMSESGEPTRLSIAVNADSLATWFLPALTRVPRELRLGFELRREDEDHTAALLREGTVMAAVTSSPDPVAGCSVRPLGRMRYVAAASPGFAGHRLGARTGKAVPEHTGTGTAEADTALRELLAEAPVVVFDRNDDFQDDFAARLLGGRGASPLRHSVPTSEGFVEAVAAGLGWGMVPEAQAGPLLRAGRLVGLAPDVPVDVPLYWQQWKLDFPALAVVAEAVASAAAEALRPAPGS, encoded by the coding sequence ATGGCGGAACTCCCCCTCGACCAGGTCCGCACCCTGCTGGCGGTGGTCGACGAGGGCACCTTCGACGCGGCGGCCGCCGCCCTGCACGTGACGCCCTCGGCCGTCAGCCAGCGCGTCAAGGCGCTCGAACACCGCACCGGACGCGTCCTCCTGATGCGGACGAAACCGGTGCGCCCGACCGAGTCCGGCGAGATCGTCGTGCGGTTCGCGCGCAGACTGGCCCGCCTGGAGCGCGACGCCCGGGCCGAGCTCGGCATGAGCGAGTCCGGAGAGCCGACGCGGCTGTCGATCGCGGTGAACGCCGACTCGCTCGCCACCTGGTTCCTGCCCGCGCTCACCCGCGTACCGCGCGAACTGCGGCTCGGCTTCGAACTCCGCCGCGAGGACGAGGACCACACCGCCGCCCTGCTGCGCGAGGGGACGGTGATGGCGGCGGTGACCTCGTCGCCCGACCCGGTGGCGGGCTGTTCCGTCCGGCCGCTGGGCAGGATGCGGTACGTGGCGGCGGCCAGTCCCGGCTTCGCCGGCCACCGGCTCGGCGCACGGACGGGGAAGGCGGTGCCGGAGCACACGGGGACGGGCACCGCGGAAGCGGACACGGCCCTGCGCGAACTGCTCGCCGAGGCTCCGGTGGTGGTCTTCGACCGGAACGACGACTTCCAGGACGACTTCGCCGCGCGGCTGCTCGGCGGCCGCGGGGCGAGCCCGCTGCGGCATTCCGTGCCCACCTCGGAGGGGTTCGTCGAGGCCGTCGCCGCCGGGCTCGGCTGGGGCATGGTGCCCGAGGCGCAGGCCGGGCCGCTGCTGCGCGCCGGGCGGCTGGTCGGCCTCGCCCCGGACGTGCCCGTCGACGTCCCGCTGTACTGGCAGCAGTGGAAGCTCGACTTCCCGGCACTCGCCGTGGTCGCCGAGGCGGTGGCGTCCGCCGCCGCGGAGGCGCTGAGGCCCGCACCGGGCTCCTGA
- a CDS encoding Gfo/Idh/MocA family protein yields the protein MTATATGTSLPWPHEPVRVGLVGAGPWARAVHARVLAAGPETRLTAVWARRPEAARETASPYGADTVARFEELLDGCEAVAFAVPPAVQAELAPLAAKAGKALLLEKPLGVDLASARRVADAVAETGVVSQLVLSNRYHPATREFLRAARATEVTGARSCLLHGAFLGGEFATSWRLEHGALLDLGPHLLDLLDAAVGTIVRVRGTGDPRRWIELTCEHENGVVSQASLSGSVALEPGSTRIELFGPQPPLVFDTAGRDDEELWPVLRREFATAVRTGVSGELDARRGLHLQELMDQATRG from the coding sequence GTGACCGCGACAGCAACCGGCACCTCGCTTCCGTGGCCCCATGAACCGGTCAGGGTCGGTCTGGTCGGTGCCGGCCCCTGGGCCCGGGCCGTCCACGCCCGTGTCCTCGCCGCCGGGCCCGAGACGCGGCTGACGGCGGTGTGGGCGCGACGTCCCGAGGCCGCCCGCGAGACGGCGTCGCCCTACGGGGCCGACACGGTCGCCCGTTTCGAGGAGCTCCTCGACGGCTGTGAGGCGGTCGCGTTCGCGGTTCCGCCCGCCGTGCAGGCGGAGCTCGCGCCCCTGGCCGCGAAGGCGGGCAAGGCCCTGCTGCTGGAGAAGCCGCTCGGGGTGGACCTGGCGTCGGCCCGGCGGGTGGCCGACGCCGTCGCCGAGACGGGCGTCGTCTCACAGCTCGTCCTGAGCAACCGCTACCACCCGGCGACCCGGGAGTTCCTGCGCGCGGCGCGGGCGACGGAGGTCACCGGCGCCCGTTCGTGTCTGCTGCACGGAGCGTTCCTGGGCGGCGAGTTCGCCACGTCCTGGCGGCTGGAGCACGGCGCCCTGCTCGACCTGGGTCCCCATCTGCTGGACCTGCTGGACGCGGCCGTCGGCACGATCGTCCGGGTCCGCGGCACCGGTGACCCCCGCCGGTGGATCGAGCTGACCTGCGAGCACGAGAACGGGGTCGTCAGCCAGGCCTCGTTGTCGGGATCGGTGGCCCTGGAACCCGGCAGCACCCGGATCGAGCTCTTCGGGCCGCAGCCGCCGCTGGTGTTCGACACCGCCGGACGCGACGACGAGGAACTCTGGCCGGTGCTGCGCCGGGAGTTCGCGACGGCCGTACGGACGGGGGTGTCCGGCGAGCTGGACGCCCGCCGAGGGCTTCATCTGCAGGAACTGATGGACCAGGCGACACGGGGCTGA
- a CDS encoding MarR family winged helix-turn-helix transcriptional regulator → MEPETFPEALADTLAGVQRLIRRRLRGGMTAPRLRGAEVDLLRLVMARPGIGVSEAAKELYLAGNSVSTLVNQLARDGYLVRETDPADRRAARLMPTPAAEARLRDWRQRRAALVRNQVVRLDEADRAALEAALPALRRLAANLHEEAEET, encoded by the coding sequence GTGGAACCGGAGACCTTTCCCGAGGCGCTCGCCGACACCCTGGCCGGGGTGCAGCGGCTGATCCGCCGACGGCTGCGCGGTGGCATGACGGCCCCGCGGCTGCGCGGCGCCGAGGTCGACCTGCTGCGCCTGGTCATGGCACGGCCGGGAATCGGCGTGTCCGAGGCCGCCAAGGAGCTCTATCTGGCGGGCAATTCGGTCTCGACGCTGGTCAACCAGCTGGCGCGGGACGGCTATCTGGTCCGGGAGACGGACCCGGCCGACCGGCGCGCCGCTCGGCTCATGCCCACACCGGCAGCGGAGGCGCGGCTGCGTGACTGGCGGCAGCGGCGGGCGGCCCTCGTACGGAACCAGGTCGTCCGCCTCGACGAAGCCGACCGCGCGGCCCTGGAGGCCGCACTGCCCGCCCTGCGCAGACTGGCCGCGAACCTGCACGAGGAGGCCGAGGAGACATGA
- a CDS encoding LysE/ArgO family amino acid transporter, with translation MTHALTAAAAGFGTGLSLIVAIGAQNAFVLRQGIRREAVFAVVGICAVSDAALITLGVGGVGALVVARPEALTVVGLIGGGFLLVYGALAARRVLRPSALEAAGGVTGSRRRTVLTCLAMTWLNPHVYLDTVFLLGSLAADRGALRWTFGLGAALASLCWFAALGFGARLLGRFLARPSSWRVLDALVAATMIGMGTLLIAGA, from the coding sequence ATGACCCACGCCCTGACCGCCGCGGCCGCCGGGTTCGGCACCGGCCTCTCGCTCATCGTCGCCATCGGCGCCCAGAACGCCTTCGTGCTGCGCCAGGGCATCCGCCGCGAGGCGGTGTTCGCGGTGGTGGGCATCTGCGCGGTGTCCGACGCGGCGCTCATCACGCTCGGGGTGGGCGGCGTCGGCGCTCTGGTCGTGGCCCGGCCGGAGGCGCTCACGGTCGTCGGACTGATCGGCGGCGGATTCCTCCTGGTCTACGGCGCCCTGGCCGCCAGACGTGTGCTGCGTCCCTCGGCACTGGAGGCGGCGGGCGGTGTCACGGGCTCCCGGCGGCGGACCGTGCTGACCTGCCTGGCCATGACCTGGCTCAACCCGCACGTCTACCTCGACACCGTCTTCCTGCTCGGCTCCCTCGCGGCCGACCGCGGCGCGCTCCGCTGGACCTTCGGACTCGGGGCGGCGCTGGCGAGCCTGTGCTGGTTCGCCGCGCTCGGCTTCGGGGCCAGGCTGCTCGGCCGCTTCCTGGCCCGGCCCTCGTCGTGGCGGGTGCTGGACGCGCTGGTCGCCGCGACGATGATCGGCATGGGGACCCTGCTGATCGCCGGTGCCTGA